A single window of Chloracidobacterium thermophilum B DNA harbors:
- the dps gene encoding DNA starvation/stationary phase protection protein Dps codes for MGEQLHATRLDLPEEIRVAVIRLLNQSLATALDLKTQVKQAHWNVKGPQFIALHEMFDEMATELDGFVDDLAERVTALGGTALGTARIAAAQSILAEYPTDIQDGLDHVKALAERYAPFAHHVRAAIAETDELGDADTADLYTGISRAMDKRLWFLEAHLQAAR; via the coding sequence ATGGGTGAGCAACTGCACGCAACACGCCTTGACCTGCCCGAAGAAATTCGGGTTGCGGTCATTCGGCTTCTCAATCAATCGTTGGCCACGGCACTCGACCTCAAAACCCAGGTCAAACAGGCCCACTGGAATGTCAAAGGGCCGCAGTTCATTGCCCTGCACGAGATGTTTGACGAGATGGCGACCGAGCTGGACGGCTTCGTGGATGACCTTGCCGAGCGCGTGACGGCGTTGGGTGGTACAGCGCTGGGAACGGCGCGGATCGCGGCGGCGCAGTCGATTCTGGCGGAATATCCCACTGACATTCAGGACGGGCTGGATCACGTCAAGGCACTGGCCGAGCGGTATGCCCCATTTGCCCATCATGTTCGGGCAGCCATTGCCGAAACCGATGAACTGGGCGATGCCGATACGGCCGATCTCTACACCGGCATTTCGCGCGCGATGGACAAGCGGCTGTGGTTTCTTGAAGCCCACCTGCAGGCAGCGCGCTGA
- a CDS encoding DUF2752 domain-containing protein — translation MRPTPDTSKASDQIAIMAYLSGFVFTTLVFLVSFWYRPPDVPTVVLCTLKSTTGMDCPTCGMTRAFCALAKGEWQRALRFHPLSPVVFALFGWWWLRSLLYLLGKGNWVNRVETWFPPLLTVLVVVAGVLVSWLFKLWLQ, via the coding sequence ATGCGTCCCACACCTGATACATCCAAGGCTTCTGACCAAATTGCCATCATGGCATATCTGTCGGGATTCGTCTTTACGACGCTTGTCTTTCTGGTCAGCTTCTGGTATCGCCCGCCAGATGTGCCGACGGTGGTGCTCTGCACGCTGAAGTCCACCACCGGAATGGACTGTCCGACCTGCGGTATGACCCGCGCCTTCTGCGCGCTGGCCAAGGGGGAGTGGCAGCGCGCCCTGCGTTTTCATCCGCTCTCGCCGGTGGTGTTTGCCCTGTTTGGCTGGTGGTGGCTGCGTTCCCTGCTGTATCTGCTGGGAAAGGGAAACTGGGTGAACCGGGTGGAGACCTGGTTTCCACCGCTGTTGACGGTGCTGGTCGTGGTGGCGGGGGTGCTCGTCAGTTGGTTGTTCAAACTGTGGCTCCAATAG
- a CDS encoding PilZ domain-containing protein, with protein MTTSNNLAQSTSATNLELARQAFQQGKYEEALMQIYAALWSGVHDPNIHLLLWDVLEAQRLERSRVKLLRKAIEEVAFSRKPKAPLPVIEPDPDPNGKRRAPRFPVSHPVILVANDPRRKLWAELAVVEVTSLVGAQLRVATEFLVGEHIHLFGTRGDAQESIEAVIRNLRPDDEEEGRFLAGVEFLTPAGHWLLPNQNQAETADAS; from the coding sequence ATGACCACTTCAAACAATCTGGCTCAGAGCACATCTGCGACAAACCTTGAACTGGCACGGCAGGCCTTTCAGCAGGGCAAGTATGAGGAAGCCCTGATGCAAATCTATGCTGCGCTGTGGAGTGGCGTTCACGATCCAAACATCCACTTGCTTTTGTGGGATGTTCTCGAAGCCCAACGGCTGGAACGCAGTCGGGTCAAACTGCTGCGCAAAGCCATCGAGGAAGTGGCGTTCTCACGCAAGCCCAAAGCTCCTCTGCCGGTCATCGAACCCGATCCCGATCCGAACGGGAAGCGGCGGGCGCCGCGTTTTCCGGTCTCGCATCCGGTGATCCTCGTTGCGAATGATCCCCGGCGCAAGCTCTGGGCTGAGCTGGCCGTGGTCGAAGTCACAAGTCTGGTCGGTGCGCAACTGCGTGTGGCTACAGAGTTTTTGGTGGGCGAACACATTCACCTGTTTGGCACCCGGGGCGACGCCCAGGAGTCCATTGAGGCTGTCATCCGCAACCTTCGCCCTGATGATGAGGAAGAAGGGCGTTTTCTCGCCGGCGTTGAATTCCTGACGCCCGCCGGCCACTGGCTGCTTCCCAACCAGAACCAGGCT
- a CDS encoding NADPH-dependent FMN reductase, producing the protein MEYLVLATSLRTDSHSRILARHVTEAYAQRGGQVAFVDLRNYPLPLCDGGPAYDDPGVAALSALIAEARVVTLAVPIYNYDVNAAAKNLVELTGPAWAGKIVAFLCAAGGQRSYMSVLGLANSLMLDFRAVIVPRFVYATKADFQDGQLISPEIAARVDELAETSMRLRYV; encoded by the coding sequence ATGGAATACCTTGTCTTGGCCACGTCACTGCGTACGGACAGCCACAGCCGGATTCTGGCCCGCCACGTGACGGAGGCTTATGCCCAACGTGGTGGACAGGTGGCATTCGTGGACTTGCGCAATTATCCCCTGCCGCTCTGCGATGGCGGGCCAGCCTACGATGACCCCGGCGTGGCGGCCCTGTCGGCACTCATTGCCGAGGCGCGGGTGGTGACGCTGGCCGTCCCTATTTACAACTACGATGTGAATGCGGCGGCCAAGAACCTTGTCGAACTTACCGGCCCGGCCTGGGCAGGCAAGATCGTAGCCTTTCTCTGCGCCGCCGGCGGACAGCGGAGCTATATGTCAGTGCTTGGACTGGCCAACAGCCTGATGCTGGATTTTCGGGCCGTGATTGTCCCGCGCTTCGTCTATGCTACGAAAGCCGACTTCCAGGACGGGCAACTCATCTCACCGGAAATCGCCGCCCGCGTTGATGAGTTGGCGGAAACTTCCATGCGACTGCGCTACGTGTAA
- a CDS encoding tetratricopeptide repeat protein, whose translation MSESHQIRDAGMPLSPGLETSSATSSTLTPGLAQRTACLVIALVVTIGYANSLNCGFAQDDVYVVTVNRAIRDLPHIYRAFAQPYWGTGYEELATYRPVVNISLALNYAVHGFHPLGYHFVNLVLHAFNCCLLYGLVYAYTRWSQLALFTALLFAAHPVHVEAVTQVVGRTELLAAGFGFLSWHAYLRIGEGRHWRWLAWAAFAGGMYAKESALTLIGVIGLAELCAGRLRTRQEWQRAALDATGYLVVAASYILIRRLVNGQFGVHGDQTFFHGDPWHTRFLTMAQGMVEYFRLLVFPYRLCAFYDFSFFPKVSTLTPRVAASLLLVAAVIGVGLRAWRRQPLVAFAILMFFVSVSLVSNIVVPTGLLIAERVLYVPSVSICLLGGLGLATLYQQSRGGRYAAVGLCVIILGLMSWRTITRNPDWTDNEAYGRALVRDAPGNPKGWLAMANVHEEAGDLAAAEAALQHAIAIVAHRAAPRTALGQFYLRQGRLAEAEALFRAAIASNPLGWKAYYALANLLARQGRTAEALQWYEAGKRQYVPSAEVLAGTAASFYRGGQYPEACRIYEDALRRDPLLAEAWAGYGLTRLRLHQLDEARMALEQAVALDPSLADAWMNLGSVCGAQGDYHAARRAFAEALKLDSASAEAYANLRLATSLAFSQ comes from the coding sequence ATGTCCGAAAGCCATCAGATACGGGATGCCGGAATGCCACTTTCTCCCGGATTGGAAACCTCGTCAGCCACTTCGTCAACCCTGACGCCGGGGCTGGCGCAACGTACCGCCTGCCTTGTCATTGCCTTGGTGGTCACGATTGGCTACGCCAACAGCCTCAACTGCGGGTTTGCGCAGGATGATGTGTACGTCGTCACCGTCAACCGCGCCATTCGTGATTTGCCGCACATCTACCGCGCATTTGCCCAGCCCTACTGGGGAACGGGTTATGAAGAACTGGCCACCTACCGGCCGGTGGTCAACATCAGCCTGGCGCTCAACTACGCCGTTCACGGATTTCACCCCCTTGGTTATCACTTCGTCAACCTGGTGCTCCACGCCTTCAACTGTTGCCTGCTGTATGGTCTGGTTTACGCCTACACCCGCTGGAGCCAGCTCGCCCTGTTTACGGCGCTGCTGTTTGCCGCCCATCCGGTGCACGTCGAAGCCGTCACACAGGTGGTGGGGCGCACCGAGTTGCTGGCGGCCGGATTTGGTTTTCTAAGCTGGCATGCCTACCTGCGCATCGGCGAAGGACGGCACTGGCGCTGGCTGGCCTGGGCCGCCTTTGCCGGTGGGATGTACGCCAAGGAAAGCGCCCTGACCCTCATCGGCGTCATCGGCTTGGCCGAACTGTGCGCCGGACGCCTGCGCACCCGGCAGGAGTGGCAACGCGCGGCACTCGATGCCACAGGGTATCTGGTTGTCGCGGCGAGCTACATCCTCATCCGCCGCCTCGTCAACGGGCAGTTCGGCGTCCACGGCGACCAGACCTTCTTTCACGGCGATCCGTGGCACACCCGCTTTCTGACCATGGCGCAGGGCATGGTGGAATACTTCCGCCTGCTGGTGTTTCCCTACAGGCTCTGTGCTTTCTACGACTTCAGCTTCTTCCCGAAAGTTTCGACGCTCACCCCCCGCGTGGCGGCGTCACTGCTGTTGGTGGCAGCGGTCATCGGGGTTGGTCTCCGGGCCTGGCGGCGGCAACCGCTCGTTGCATTTGCCATCCTGATGTTTTTTGTCTCGGTGTCGCTGGTCTCCAACATCGTTGTCCCAACGGGTCTCCTTATTGCCGAACGGGTGCTCTATGTGCCATCGGTTTCCATCTGTCTTCTCGGTGGGCTTGGATTGGCAACGCTCTACCAGCAGTCACGGGGTGGACGCTACGCGGCCGTCGGGCTTTGCGTCATCATTCTGGGACTGATGTCCTGGCGAACCATCACCCGCAACCCCGACTGGACAGACAATGAAGCCTACGGTCGGGCGCTGGTACGGGATGCCCCCGGCAACCCCAAAGGCTGGCTGGCTATGGCCAATGTCCATGAAGAGGCTGGTGACCTGGCGGCGGCGGAAGCGGCGCTTCAGCACGCCATTGCGATTGTTGCTCACCGTGCGGCCCCGCGTACGGCCCTGGGACAGTTCTACCTGCGCCAGGGACGGCTGGCAGAAGCCGAGGCATTGTTCCGGGCGGCTATCGCCAGTAATCCCCTTGGCTGGAAAGCCTACTATGCCCTCGCCAACCTGCTGGCCCGACAGGGGCGCACGGCAGAAGCCCTCCAGTGGTACGAAGCCGGGAAACGGCAGTATGTGCCTTCCGCCGAGGTTCTGGCCGGAACGGCCGCCAGTTTCTACCGGGGCGGTCAGTACCCGGAAGCCTGCCGTATTTACGAAGACGCCCTGCGCCGTGATCCTCTTCTGGCAGAAGCCTGGGCCGGATACGGCCTAACCCGGCTCCGCCTCCATCAACTGGATGAAGCGCGGATGGCACTGGAGCAGGCCGTTGCTCTTGATCCCAGCCTGGCCGATGCCTGGATGAACCTGGGCAGTGTCTGTGGTGCACAGGGTGATTACCATGCTGCCCGGCGGGCCTTTGCTGAAGCCCTGAAACTGGACTCGGCCTCAGCAGAAGCCTATGCCAATCTTCGGTTGGCAACCAGCTTGGCCTTTTCTCAGTAG
- a CDS encoding rubrerythrin family protein, protein MNQPQTKTQQNLQAAFAGEAMANRRYLYFGQLARKLGNEEVAQLFERTADEETGHAFAHLQLMYPESEMTVEKLLQIAYEGEMYETEQMYPTFAEEARQEGESAAVAEFIEQGAESREHAERFKAMLQRAAKQFKAFGRVEAAHAKRYAEALEKVTAR, encoded by the coding sequence ATGAACCAACCACAGACCAAAACCCAGCAGAACCTCCAGGCGGCCTTTGCCGGTGAAGCCATGGCCAACCGCCGCTACCTCTACTTCGGCCAGCTTGCCCGCAAGCTGGGCAACGAGGAAGTCGCCCAGTTGTTCGAGCGTACGGCTGACGAAGAAACCGGGCACGCCTTTGCCCACCTGCAACTGATGTATCCAGAGTCCGAAATGACCGTCGAAAAGCTGCTTCAAATCGCCTATGAAGGCGAAATGTACGAAACCGAGCAGATGTACCCGACCTTTGCCGAAGAAGCGCGGCAGGAAGGGGAGTCTGCCGCCGTGGCGGAATTCATCGAGCAGGGGGCTGAATCCCGTGAGCATGCCGAGCGGTTCAAGGCTATGCTTCAGCGGGCTGCCAAACAGTTCAAAGCCTTTGGACGAGTTGAAGCAGCCCACGCCAAGCGTTATGCCGAGGCGCTGGAAAAAGTGACGGCGCGCTGA
- the ftcD gene encoding glutamate formimidoyltransferase: MGAPLVECVPNFSEGRRPEVVASIVAAIEHALGQPILDQHLDPDHHRSVITFAGSPEAVRAAAIAGLARAVECLDLSRHQGVHPRIGVVDVVPFIPVRGVTMTDCVALAHQVSQQVSARHGLPVFCYGEAAHQAVYRDLAAIRRAVRTAPTFPTPDYGPPRPHPTAGAVAIGARDYLIAFNVELETDAPDIARSIARELRAAQGGLPGVKALGLRLASRGTVQVSCNLTDVRRTRPADVFYAVAAAAKRYGVRVGRPELVGLVPTPDSTIGFDADTRASLFPDEKILSRRLRLE; the protein is encoded by the coding sequence ATGGGTGCACCGCTGGTCGAGTGCGTCCCTAACTTCAGTGAAGGTCGGCGGCCGGAGGTCGTGGCGTCCATTGTGGCGGCAATAGAGCACGCCCTGGGGCAACCGATCCTTGACCAGCATCTTGATCCCGATCACCACCGGTCGGTCATCACCTTTGCCGGTTCACCCGAAGCCGTGCGCGCCGCCGCCATAGCCGGCCTGGCCCGGGCGGTGGAATGCCTTGATCTCTCCAGACATCAGGGCGTTCACCCGCGCATTGGCGTCGTGGATGTCGTGCCGTTCATTCCGGTACGCGGCGTGACCATGACCGATTGCGTGGCCCTGGCCCATCAGGTCAGCCAGCAGGTGTCCGCCCGCCATGGGCTTCCGGTCTTCTGCTATGGCGAGGCGGCGCACCAGGCGGTGTACCGTGATTTGGCCGCAATTCGGCGGGCGGTGCGGACGGCACCGACATTTCCGACGCCGGACTACGGCCCGCCCCGGCCGCATCCCACGGCCGGAGCCGTGGCCATTGGGGCGCGCGATTACCTGATTGCCTTCAACGTCGAACTGGAAACGGACGCGCCGGACATTGCCCGCTCCATCGCGCGGGAACTGCGGGCAGCGCAGGGCGGCCTGCCAGGGGTCAAGGCGCTGGGGTTGCGCCTGGCTTCCCGTGGTACGGTACAGGTTTCCTGCAACCTGACCGATGTGCGCCGGACGCGCCCGGCGGACGTTTTTTATGCCGTGGCGGCGGCGGCGAAACGCTATGGGGTGCGGGTTGGGCGGCCGGAATTGGTTGGTCTCGTACCGACGCCGGATTCCACCATCGGATTTGATGCGGACACACGGGCGAGTCTGTTCCCCGACGAAAAAATCCTCAGTCGTCGGCTGCGGCTCGAATAA
- a CDS encoding serine/threonine-protein kinase produces MRDASVPHGASAVPPALLAGLTMRLPLDVTSDPAPREASQNDPFLGRTLDGKYRIEQRIGRGGSGTVYRARHLLIHRTVAVKVLSLDLVSDDDALARFRREAAMAGRLKHFNIVSVTDFGLTPDGVAYLVMDFIEGRSLRRILNAQGTVAPEKLVGWLKPICSAVHAAHRKGIIHRDLKPDNVMIEVVDGEEIPRVLDFGIAKLMDAVTVGTDFTTETGSVMGTPHYMSPEQCEGKPLDARSDIYSLGTLVYELLTGNVPFPGKVTTTVMMQQVTAAPRPLRDLRPDLPEAVELCVMRALSKNPAARHATALDFALEFEAALSSASTPEVAPLSDPALVPAPTPRLHTDEPASNPALDFRAQLRQAAAVAPPVLLQRGGRLPSEDLPPASVMPLPVHNVGKPADSSESIRAAEARSSTEKLSAPALSVPASPPSVVSVPPPPEAVSARPEAAAPVAGTVDRAPEPSLPAMESAAAAAAALARASKGVALKAAPKPVRSSSPTFESQPVWAIRRGAAWPWMKMTMLLAGLVVLTYALATYLLYRQANFRLGAELAALARDRQQPLATLREQTAARLAARKLEVESVRVRLDPPNQRVMLYVRYRRTWLGWLPLRFEAEGQAQPVPMTLDILAGITPSQAEVVNVSPREIERYRSERQSGGSLGR; encoded by the coding sequence ATGCGCGACGCTTCTGTTCCCCACGGCGCGTCGGCCGTGCCACCGGCTTTGCTGGCCGGCTTGACAATGCGCCTGCCATTGGATGTGACTTCAGACCCTGCCCCGCGTGAAGCCTCCCAGAACGACCCCTTTCTGGGGCGGACACTGGATGGCAAATACCGCATCGAGCAGCGGATCGGCCGCGGCGGGTCCGGTACGGTCTATCGGGCGCGTCACCTGCTCATCCACCGTACGGTTGCCGTCAAGGTGCTGTCCCTGGACTTGGTTTCGGATGACGATGCGCTGGCCCGCTTCCGCCGCGAGGCCGCCATGGCCGGACGCCTCAAGCACTTCAACATTGTTTCCGTAACGGACTTCGGCCTTACGCCGGACGGCGTGGCCTACCTCGTTATGGATTTCATTGAGGGCAGGAGCCTGCGTCGCATTCTCAATGCGCAGGGAACGGTGGCACCGGAAAAGCTCGTCGGCTGGTTGAAACCGATTTGCTCGGCCGTCCATGCCGCCCACCGCAAGGGCATCATTCACCGTGACCTCAAGCCGGACAACGTGATGATTGAGGTTGTGGATGGCGAGGAAATCCCGCGGGTGCTCGACTTCGGGATTGCCAAACTCATGGATGCCGTCACCGTCGGCACGGATTTCACGACCGAAACCGGCAGTGTTATGGGCACGCCCCACTACATGTCGCCGGAGCAGTGTGAGGGCAAACCGCTCGATGCCCGCTCTGACATCTACAGCCTGGGGACACTGGTCTACGAACTGTTGACCGGCAATGTGCCCTTTCCGGGCAAGGTCACAACCACCGTTATGATGCAGCAGGTGACTGCCGCGCCGCGTCCGCTCCGTGACCTGCGCCCGGATTTACCGGAAGCCGTCGAACTCTGCGTCATGCGTGCCTTGAGCAAAAATCCGGCAGCCCGGCATGCGACGGCGCTCGACTTTGCTCTTGAGTTCGAGGCTGCGCTGTCCTCGGCCTCGACGCCGGAAGTGGCCCCGCTGTCTGATCCGGCGCTGGTGCCTGCTCCCACGCCACGTCTGCATACGGATGAACCGGCGTCGAATCCGGCCCTGGATTTTCGCGCCCAGCTTCGCCAGGCTGCGGCTGTTGCGCCGCCAGTGCTGCTCCAGCGGGGAGGGAGACTCCCATCCGAAGACTTGCCTCCTGCGTCAGTGATGCCGTTGCCGGTGCATAACGTCGGGAAACCTGCCGATAGCTCTGAGTCCATTCGGGCGGCTGAGGCGCGTTCATCCACGGAAAAGCTTTCGGCTCCAGCACTTTCTGTCCCGGCATCGCCGCCGTCCGTAGTTTCCGTGCCGCCGCCACCGGAGGCGGTTTCAGCCCGGCCCGAAGCGGCTGCGCCGGTTGCCGGAACGGTTGACCGGGCACCCGAGCCGTCACTCCCCGCTATGGAAAGTGCAGCCGCGGCGGCTGCTGCCCTGGCCCGTGCGTCAAAGGGCGTTGCTCTGAAAGCCGCCCCGAAGCCAGTGCGTTCCTCCAGTCCCACGTTTGAGTCGCAACCGGTGTGGGCCATCCGGCGGGGCGCAGCCTGGCCGTGGATGAAAATGACCATGCTGCTGGCTGGTTTGGTGGTCCTGACCTACGCCCTGGCGACCTATCTTCTCTATCGCCAGGCAAACTTCCGCCTGGGGGCAGAACTGGCGGCGCTGGCCCGGGATCGGCAGCAGCCTCTGGCCACCTTGCGCGAGCAGACGGCAGCCCGGCTTGCCGCCCGGAAGCTGGAGGTGGAAAGTGTACGTGTCCGGCTGGACCCCCCCAATCAGCGGGTCATGCTCTATGTCCGCTACCGGCGCACCTGGCTTGGGTGGTTGCCGCTGCGCTTTGAGGCCGAAGGGCAGGCGCAGCCGGTTCCGATGACGCTTGACATCCTGGCCGGTATCACTCCGTCCCAGGCGGAAGTCGTGAATGTGTCGCCACGTGAGATAGAGCGGTACCGTAGCGAGCGGCAATCTGGCGGGTCGCTGGGCCGGTGA
- a CDS encoding Fur family transcriptional regulator, whose product MKRLTAQEVIALIRTRGLKLTPQRLAIVEYLQQCTHHPTAEEVLAAVNARFPMASRATVYNTLNWLRENGHLMEIHEGGVMRFDPNLEPHHHFVCRQCGRVEDVESELVGPWPQCTLPGRHVIEGFDLTLRGLCADCAQSGQAAGA is encoded by the coding sequence ATGAAACGACTCACGGCCCAAGAAGTAATTGCCCTGATTCGCACCCGTGGCCTCAAGCTGACGCCGCAGCGCCTGGCCATCGTCGAGTATTTGCAGCAGTGTACCCACCATCCGACGGCCGAAGAGGTGCTGGCTGCCGTCAACGCCAGGTTTCCCATGGCGTCGCGGGCAACGGTCTATAACACGCTCAACTGGCTTCGGGAAAACGGGCATCTGATGGAAATCCACGAAGGGGGCGTGATGCGTTTCGATCCCAACCTTGAGCCACATCATCACTTTGTCTGCCGTCAGTGCGGACGGGTTGAGGATGTTGAGTCAGAGTTGGTCGGGCCGTGGCCACAGTGCACGTTACCGGGGCGGCACGTCATCGAGGGCTTCGACCTGACCTTGCGTGGCCTGTGTGCGGACTGTGCCCAGTCGGGCCAGGCGGCCGGGGCCTGA